The genomic region GTCGGCCGAGTGGCTGGCGCGCAGCGTCCGGCACATGGAGATGGTCGGCGCCCAGCAGGACGCGCGCTCGATCCGGGTGCGGCTGGACGTGCAGCTCGCCCTGACCGGCGACCCGGACGCGGAGCGGCGGCTCCGGGAGACGGCGACACCGGGCCAGGCCGAGCAGATGGACGTCGCGCAGGCGCTTCTGGGCCTGGCGCACCTCGCCTGGCAGCGCGAACGCTACGACGAGGCGCTCACCCACGCCGACGAGGTGAACCGTAGTCTCGCCGGCTGGACCGGCCCGCCACCGCAGCCGCGCGTGATGATCCGGGCCTCGGTGGCGGTCCTGTATCTGCGGGTGGCCGACGCGCGGGGGGTGTCGGGCGCCGACGCCGCAGCCCAGGCGGCCGCGTTGCTGGCGCTCGCCCGCGAGGACGCGTTCACCTCGAAGGACCTGCCGGTGATCGGGGCGTGGGCGTCGGGCGGCGCGGAACTCGCCGCGTACCGGCGCGACTTCGACGCCACCCGCGAACTGTCCGCGCTCGCGAAGCGGCTCGGGACGCACATGGAGCTGTTCTTCCCGACCGGGCGCAGCGAACGACTCGACGCCGCCCTCGGTGACGAGGAGCAGCGTGAGTCGTCGCTGGCGGCCTGGCGTGCCCGGCCGGTGGCCGCGGCCGTCACCCGGATCCGCGAGCTGATGGAGAACCTGCTCGCCTAGATCTTCTTGCGGTACGCGCGCAGCGCCAGCGGCATGAACACCGCCACGAAGCCTGCGCACCAGGCGAGGGTCCACCACACGTGCGAGTCGAGCGGGGTGCCGAGGAACAGTCCGCGTACCGACGCCACCAGGTGGGTCATCGGGTTGACGTCCACGAAGGCCTGCATCCAGCCGGGCAGGGTGTCCGCGCCGACGAACACATTTGACGCGAAGCTCAGCGGCATGATCAGCGCGAACATCAGGCCCTGCACGGCGCCCGGGGTGCGCACCTTCATCGACACGTAGACCGGCAGCCAGCTCAGGCAGAGCGCGAACAGCACCGCGAGCAGGCATCCGGCGATCGCCCGGAACGGGTCGGTGTCGATCCGGAAGCCCATCAGGTAACCGATGGCGAGGGTCGAGACCGTGACGATCACGTACCGGACGACGTCGCCCAGGACCGCGCCGACCAGCGGTGCGGAGCGGGGGATCGGCAGCGACCGGAACCTGTCGAAGATGCCCTTGGCGATGTCGGTGTTGAGGTTGACGCCGATCGCGATGGCCCCGGTGGCGATGGTCTGCGCCAGGATTCCGGGCAGCAGGAACTGGAGGTAGTCGTGTGTGGATCCGGCGACCGCGCCGCCGAAGATGTAGACGAAGATGATGAGGAACAGCACCGGTTGCAGCGTGACGTCGATAAGTGCCTCGGGCGTCCGCCAGGTCTTGATGAGACTGCGCTTGGCGAGCGCCAGCGAGTGCCGCACGAGCCGGAACGGTCGCGGGTTGACAGTGGCCGTCGACAGGACGGGGTTCGTGGTGGGTGGTGTGCCGACCAGGGTGCTCATGCCGCTACCTCCACGCGCGCGGTGGTGTCGTCCTCGGATGCCGTACGCCCGGTGAGGGTGAAGAACACCTCGTCGAGGCTCGGCAGGTGCAGGGAGAGTTCGGTGACGGAGATGCCGGCGGAGGCGAACCGCGCGACGCTCTCGGTCAGGGCCGTGTCGTCGGTGACAGGCACCGCGAGCACGCCCTTGCGGATCTCGTCGGCCTGCGCGCCGGAGCCGACGTCGGACAGGATCGTCGCGATTCTCGGCAGGTCCGCGAGGTCGGACGGCCGGACCTCAAGCGTCTGCCCGCCGACCACCCGCTTGAGTCCTTCGGGCGTGTCGTGCGCGATGACCCGCCCGTGGTCGATCACCGTGATCGCGTCCGCGAGCGCGTCGGCCTCCTCCAGGTACTGGGTGGTGAGCAGCACCGTCGAGCCGTTGGTGACAAGCGACCGGACCACGTCCCACATGTCCTCGCGCTTGGCCGGGTCCAGCCCGGTCGTCGGCTCGTCGAGGAAGATCACGTCGGGGGAGCCGACGAGGCTGGCGGCCAGGTCCAGCCGCCGCCGCATACCCCCGGAGTAGGTCTTGGCCTGCCGGTTCGCGGCGTCGGTCAGG from Micromonospora lupini harbors:
- a CDS encoding ABC transporter permease, which produces MSTLVGTPPTTNPVLSTATVNPRPFRLVRHSLALAKRSLIKTWRTPEALIDVTLQPVLFLIIFVYIFGGAVAGSTHDYLQFLLPGILAQTIATGAIAIGVNLNTDIAKGIFDRFRSLPIPRSAPLVGAVLGDVVRYVIVTVSTLAIGYLMGFRIDTDPFRAIAGCLLAVLFALCLSWLPVYVSMKVRTPGAVQGLMFALIMPLSFASNVFVGADTLPGWMQAFVDVNPMTHLVASVRGLFLGTPLDSHVWWTLAWCAGFVAVFMPLALRAYRKKI
- a CDS encoding ATP-binding cassette domain-containing protein; this encodes MTTDLVIEAEGLVKTFGKTRALQGVDLAVPRGTVLGVLGPNGAGKTTAVRILSTLLTPDAGSARIGGFDVVRDAERVRQSIGLTGQYASVDEDLTGRQNLELFGTLLELGRSGARRRAAELLDWFDLTDAANRQAKTYSGGMRRRLDLAASLVGSPDVIFLDEPTTGLDPAKREDMWDVVRSLVTNGSTVLLTTQYLEEADALADAITVIDHGRVIAHDTPEGLKRVVGGQTLEVRPSDLADLPRIATILSDVGSGAQADEIRKGVLAVPVTDDTALTESVARFASAGISVTELSLHLPSLDEVFFTLTGRTASEDDTTARVEVAA